The DNA window ATGAAACCCTCGGCCTGGCTCATCAACATCGCGCGTGGGCCCGTCGTCGACGAAGCGGCGCTCCTCGATGCCCTCCGGGGCCATCGGCTGGGCGGGGCGGTGCTCGACGTTTTCGACGAGGAGCCGCTGCCGCAGGGCCATCCGCTGTGGGAGCTCGGCAACGTAGTGATCACGCCGCACATCTCAGGGCCGAGCACCCCGGGCGAGATCGCTCCCATCTTCAACGACAACCTCCGCCGCTACCTGG is part of the Candidatus Methylomirabilota bacterium genome and encodes:
- a CDS encoding NAD(P)-dependent oxidoreductase, with protein sequence MKPSAWLINIARGPVVDEAALLDALRGHRLGGAVLDVFDEEPLPQGHPLWELGNVVITPHISGPSTPGEIAPIFNDNLRRYLAGRALRYEVDRKRGY